From Quercus lobata isolate SW786 chromosome 1, ValleyOak3.0 Primary Assembly, whole genome shotgun sequence, one genomic window encodes:
- the LOC115980530 gene encoding protein enabled homolog translates to MDSQRSPLLNLVYYCQGKTMEELRHTLLYTTLELEQTKLAVQEELRKRDDQLLHLKDLLDKTIREKDEAQEKCQKLFLEKLLFQQHQYQHQQQAAPLSGISSIEDEPRRGIDSNNGFSSSDCEESIVSSPIVDPIPPPQLPPPSQSSLELVPEKPLPEKGKLLQAVMKAGPLLQTLLLAGPLPQWRHPPPPLETFEIPPVTIPSATAPPPPTPPPPPPQLLHQDSLFNINGCNTLTNCGRVNRKRVLYEGSDSPTETKYQRLVLH, encoded by the exons ATGGACAGCCAGCGTAGTCCTCTTCTCAACTTGGTTTACTACTGCCAAGGGAAG ACCATGGAAGAGCTAAGACATACCCTTTTGTACACTACTCTGGAGCTTGAACAAACGAAGTTGGCAGTTCAAGAGGAGCTTAGAAAGAGAGATGATCAATTACTTCATCTCAAAGATCTGCTTGACAAAACCATCAGAGAAAAAGATGAAGCGCAAGAGAAATGTCAAAAACTCTTCCTTGAGAAGCTGTTATTCCAACAACACCAATACCAACACCAACAACAGGCAGCTCCTCTCTCAGGAATTTCCAGCATTGAAGATGAACCCAGAAGAGGAATTGACTCCAACAATGGCTTCTCATCCTCAGATTGTGAGGAAAGCATTGTTTCCTCTCCAATTGTTGACCCAATTCCACCACCCCAATTGCCTCCTCCATCACAATCATCACTAGAGCTAGTGCCTGAGAAGCCATTACCTGAAAAAGGTAAGCTTTTACAGGCAGTGATGAAAGCTGGTCCACTTCTTCAAACTCTACTTCTAGCTGGACCACTTCCTCAGTGGAgacacccaccaccaccacttgAAACCTTTGAAATTCCTCCTGTGACCATTCCTTCAGCAacagcaccaccaccaccaacaccaccaccacctccaccacaacTCCTCCACCAAGACTCTTTGTTCAACATTAATGGTTGCAACACTCTCACCAACTGTGGAAGAGTCAATAGAAAAAGGGTTCTTTATGAAGGCTCTGATTCCCCTACAGAGACCAAATACCAAAGGCTTGTTCTGCACTGA